TTTGGAGATGATGAAGTCTATGAGATATGGAAGAAAAACGGTGGAATTCGAAGTATACCTCTTTGTCTAACCATCCTCAGTCACTTACCTATAGATAAGATATCAACAAATCTTTGGTGGATAAGtccttttattttgaatttacTGGATGCTACATCTGATTTACAAAACCTTAGACTTCCTGGTGTGAAGTTGTTGCATGTTATGCTTGAGAAGGTATTTATAGATCAGTATAGCAACAAGTGGCTAAAGTTTAAGGACACAGGCCTGTTTCAGGAGTACGAAAGAATTCTaatcaatttttgtttttatttaccCCCATCGTATGATTCACAAAATACGTTATTAATTTGGAGGCAAGTTTTTCCAGCGATATATTCATTGTACAAAGCACaatatattgaagatgaatATCAACTACGGTTGCATATACTTAAATTTATTAGCGAAGtaattttacaaaattGTTTGCCTAGATGTGGTTGCAAATATGATCAATTGACCTCCTTTTTAATACATTTTATGATAGAAATGATCCGTACACTTGGTGAGAAGAGCACTATCTACATCCAAAGAGTAATTTATGATATAGGGCAATATCTAATAAAAGATCCATTTTTCACAGCATTCGATAAACTTATCTTTGAAACTATTGAATTAGTTGAAGCCATAATAGGGTATTGTAATACGACCCGAGTTCTTGAACATAAGTACGATATTCTTGGGATCATCTTATTAATCTATGGGAAATTGAAGAACGAAGAAAGTATGAGTGACAAAATTAGGAAACAATTGCAACATACCATCAAAATGTTAAAAGATAGAGGCTGTAACTTTTCATATGAGATAAAACATTTGAAGTCAGTAAAAGGTATAGATTACACAGAACTATTTGCAGTGTAAGATTTATGCCAATTTCGAATCAGCCATGTAATGGTATATGAATTGgtattaataatattaacttGATACAAAGATATGGCAAAGGTAACATGGCCATCAAATTGTCCTAAACTGAATTTCCATAGATTAAATACTAATTACAGGACATATacatatacatatatataaatttcaTAGAtgcaatttttcatttccaCATATTTTCTGAACTTCATTGAGAGTTTTGCAATCCTCTGACCACTCTTATATTAGTATCCAGAAATCTGTTGACGCAAGAGGCCAAACATTCTTCCTCCTGAGAGCTCAGATTTCCGTTATCGACTCTGGAGATACATTTCTTGAAACAAATATCTGTGAATTGGTTAATCGATGTCCTAACTTTCTGCTTAGAATTCTCAGCATCAAGATAAGCAGcaatctctttctttgaagCGTCCGTCAAATCGCCAAGCTCACCAGGATTTAAGTTAGACATACTCGGAAATTTCCTTAAGATTTGAGGATTGTTTGCACTCAACTATGAGAAATACGTTATACATGTACAAGTTCCTCAAGCTCCTATATATGACTACCTGTTGCTAATAGTCATTTTAAGTGTTGATCATCGAGGATtcctttcaaaatttcatcaaactAAGGGGAAACAGACAAAACCCGGCCAAACCAGAAAATTGAAGACGAGAACTTTTAAAAACGCGGTTTCTTCTAAGAAATGAATGGAATCATCGAATAAGCTTGTTGCTAGTTGGTGAGCCTAGCCTTTGAATCGCAAAACTTTTTTGCtattgaaagaatattaaGGGCCAATATGACTAACAAAAGTGAGattattgatgaatataCTGCAGTACTTGAGCGCGAGATAGAAAACAAACGGTATTTTCTGAAGGAGTCTCATGACGCGCTACGCGATCTCATCGAGTCTAAGGCAGAAAGACTGAATGGGGCAGGGTCAGTTCAAGGCAGACGGTCTGCAATTAATAAAGACGTGTGGCAGAAGTTCATGGAGAAGCCTATGTATCTACCGGAGAGACAAGACCCGATCGGGCTTAATCTGGTTTCTGCGCGCTTGCGAGAAAAAACAGAGTCTATGGGTCCCTGGCTTGAAGTAGAGAAAGAGATCGTGCATGTTGAGGAAACCTATTTGAATTCATTGAGACAGTTGAACGCTGCGATGCAAGACACTATAGCAGAGTTTCGAAAGAACCCTCCTAAACCACGAGAGGAATTGGTATCAAAAGACTATTCACTTTCGAGTTTGAAAACTCAACATGAAAGTTTACATAAAGAACTAAAAGAATTTGTAACTAGGTACCTAGAACCAAATGCACCAGAAAATACTTCTGCGGAAGAAATGCTTCAATTGATCTCAACTTTAGTACAAGGCAAGACTCTAGACAAAGATCAATTCAAGAACTCTCAAAGCCTCTTTAGGCTATTGATGAAGGGCATGTTGTTAGAAAATACAGACACTAACAGTTACAAGTTAATAGATCTTGTATCGTAGTACTTTTTCAAACACCCTAGGGGCTTTTgatttaataaataaagaCCCCAGCGATATCGAGATATTCGAAATACCGGCATTTATTATGTGGATGTGGACGGTGGGCTATGGCCATGGAAAACCACATC
This is a stretch of genomic DNA from Nakaseomyces glabratus chromosome M, complete sequence. It encodes these proteins:
- the TIM8 gene encoding protein transporter TIM8 (CAGL0M00418g~Ortholog(s) have protein transporter activity, role in protein import into mitochondrial inner membrane and cytosol, mitochondrial intermembrane space protein transporter complex localization) codes for the protein MSNLNPGELGDLTDASKKEIAAYLDAENSKQKVRTSINQFTDICFKKCISRVDNGNLSSQEEECLASCVNRFLDTNIRVVRGLQNSQ
- the TTI2 gene encoding Tti2p (CAGL0M00396g~Ortholog(s) have role in cellular response to DNA damage stimulus, cellular response to heat, cellular response to nutrient levels, cellular response to salt stress and ASTRA complex, cytoplasm localization), whose translation is MKCGNLIIVADGVIDDKDIINLACDEVLDTDDDLIHNDALDWRNIILNLSFRCYSVNDEDYLLAEKSNLVISRYFSRASRDKILEITSFLITKIQPLLINKKNAVIDKQSKGLNPKLGFSFGDDEVYEIWKKNGGIRSIPLCLTILSHLPIDKISTNLWWISPFILNLLDATSDLQNLRLPGVKLLHVMLEKVFIDQYSNKWLKFKDTGLFQEYERILINFCFYLPPSYDSQNTLLIWRQVFPAIYSLYKAQYIEDEYQLRLHILKFISEVILQNCLPRCGCKYDQLTSFLIHFMIEMIRTLGEKSTIYIQRVIYDIGQYLIKDPFFTAFDKLIFETIELVEAIIGYCNTTRVLEHKYDILGIILLIYGKLKNEESMSDKIRKQLQHTIKMLKDRGCNFSYEIKHLKSVKGIDYTELFAV
- the MCM22 gene encoding Mcm22p (CAGL0M00440g~Ortholog(s) have role in establishment of mitotic sister chromatid cohesion and condensed nuclear chromosome kinetochore localization) produces the protein MTNKSEIIDEYTAVLEREIENKRYFLKESHDALRDLIESKAERLNGAGSVQGRRSAINKDVWQKFMEKPMYLPERQDPIGLNLVSARLREKTESMGPWLEVEKEIVHVEETYLNSLRQLNAAMQDTIAEFRKNPPKPREELVSKDYSLSSLKTQHESLHKELKEFVTRYLEPNAPENTSAEEMLQLISTLVQGKTLDKDQFKNSQSLFRLLMKGMLLENTDTNSYKLIDLVS